The following are encoded in a window of Mustela nigripes isolate SB6536 chromosome 1, MUSNIG.SB6536, whole genome shotgun sequence genomic DNA:
- the SERPING1 gene encoding plasma protease C1 inhibitor, protein MASRLTALTLLLLLLLAGVRASSNPNVTSPSSTAESWREESAGQILEGEITKNPPTEHAMGSSTLSPTNSTIVTANTTLTATTEPFIQSTVQPIQPTTVPLCPEPVTSCSELETPWAESELREALIDFSVKLYHAFSATKKAETNMAFSPFSIASLLTQVLLGAGNSTKRNLESLLSYPEDFSCVHQALKAFTSKGFTAVSQIFHSPDLVLRDGFVNASQSLYGSSPRVLGNDSDSNTELINAWVAEKTNHKITRLLESLPSDTRLVLLNAVYLSAKWKITFDPKRTSMEPFYLKSSVIKASMMNSKKYPVAHFNDPTLKARVGQLQLSHNLSLVILMPQSIKHHLEDLEKALNPAVFKAIMKKLEMSKFQPTLLTLPRIKVKSNQDMLTIMEKLNFFDFLYDLNLCGLTEDMDLQVSAMQHQATLELTESGVEAAAASVISVARNLLVFEVQQPFIFLLWDQRHRFPVFMGRVYDPRV, encoded by the exons ATGGCCTCCAGGCTGACCGCGCTGACCctcctgctgctgttgctgctggcTGGG GTTAGAGCCTCCTCAAATCCGAATGTTACTAGCCCCAGCTCCACGGCAGAGAGCTGGCGAGAGGAAAGCGCAGGACAGATCTTAGAGGGAGAGATCACCAAGAATCCACCCACCGAACACGCCATGGGCTCTTCCACCTTGTCGCCAACCAATTCAACCATCGTAACAGCCAATACCACTCTTACAGCCACCACTGAGCCCTTCATCCAGTCCACTGTTCAACCCATCCAGCCCACTACTGTGCCCCTCTGCCCAGAGCCTGTCACTTCCTGCTCTGAGTTGGAGACTCCTTGGGCAGAGTCTGAGTTGAGGGAGGCTTTGATAGACTTCTCTGTGAAGCTCTACCATGCCTTCTCAGCGACGAAGAAGGCAGAGACCAACATGGCCTTTTCTCCATTCAGCATTGCCAGCCTCCTAACCCAGGTCCTGCTTG GGGCTGGGAACAGCACCAAGAGAAACCTGGAGAGCCTCCTCTCCTACCCCGAGGACTTCTCCTGTGTCCACCAGGCCCTGAAGGCTTTCACATCCAAAGGCTTCACCGCAGTCTCTCAGATCTTCCACAGCCCAG acCTGGTCCTACGGGATGGCTTTGTGAATGCCTCTCAGAGCCTGTATGGCAGcagccccagagtcctgggaaatGACAGTGATAGCAACACGGAACTCATCAATGCCTGGGTGGCAGAGAAGACCAACCACAAGATCACACGGCTGCTGGAAAGTCTGCCCTCTGACACCCGCCTTGTCCTCCTCAATGCCGTCTACCTGAGTG cCAAGTGGAAGATAACATTTGATCCAAAAAGAACCTCGATGGAGCCCTTTTACCTCAAATCCTCTGTAATAAAAGCGTCGATGATGAACAGCAAGAAATACCCCGTGGCCCATTTCAATGACCCGACCTTGAAGGCCAGG GTGGGGCAGCTGCAGCTCTCCCACAACCTGAGCTTGGTGATCCTGATGCCTCAGAGCATAAAACACCATCTTGAAGACCTGGAGAAGGCTCTCAACCCCGCTGTCTTCAAGGCCATCATGAAGAAGCTGGAGATGAGCAAGTTCCAGCCCACCCTCCTGACGCTGCCCCGCATCAAAGTGAAGAGCAACCAGGACATGCTGACCATCATGGAGAAACTGA ATTTCTTTGACTTTCTTTACGACCTCAACCTGTGCGGGCTGACCGAGGACATGGATCTTCAGGTTTCCGCGATGCAGCACCAGGCCACGCTGGAGCTCACAGAGTCTGGGGTGGAGGCGGCGGCAGCCTCGGTGATTTCTGTGGCCCGTAATTTGCTGGTCTTCGAAGTACAGCAGCCCTTCATCTTCCTGCTCTGGGACCAGCGGCACAGGTTCCCTGTCTTCATGGGGCGGGTGTATGACCCCCGGGTCTGA
- the UBE2L6 gene encoding ubiquitin/ISG15-conjugating enzyme E2 L6 isoform X1: MLASKRVAKELEDLQAELPPYLRNLFIDDADVLVWHVLLLPEEPPYNRKAFHVRISFPKDYPFKPPTVTFTTRIYHPNVGHDGSVCLPIISRENWQPHTKTSQVLEALSVLVNRPDLGQPIRLELADLLAENPERFNSEAREFTLKYGADRPS, from the exons ATGTTGGCCAGCAAGCGGGTGGCGAAG GAGCTGGAGGATCTTCAGGCAGAGCTTCCCCCCTACCTACGGAACCTGTTCATCGATGATGCAGACGTCCTGGTGTGGCACGTGCTCCTCCTGCCC GAGGAACCACCCTACAACCGCAAGGCCTTCCATGTGCGCATCAGCTTCCCCAAGGACTATCCGTTCAAGCCCCCTACGGTGACATTTACTACCAGGATCTACCACCCCAACGTGGGCCACGATGGAAGCGTTTGCCTGCCCATCATCAGCCGTGAGAACTGGCAGCCTCACACCAAGACCAGCCAAG TCCTGGAGGCCCTCAGCGTGCTGGTGAATAGACCGGACCTGGGGCAGCCGATTCGGTTGGAGCTCGCCGACCTGCTGGCAGAGAACCCAGAGCGGTTCAACAGCGAGGCCCGAGAGTTCACCCTCAAGTACGGAGCCGACCGGCCCTCCTAG
- the UBE2L6 gene encoding ubiquitin/ISG15-conjugating enzyme E2 L6 isoform X2, translated as MLASKRVAKEEPPYNRKAFHVRISFPKDYPFKPPTVTFTTRIYHPNVGHDGSVCLPIISRENWQPHTKTSQVLEALSVLVNRPDLGQPIRLELADLLAENPERFNSEAREFTLKYGADRPS; from the exons ATGTTGGCCAGCAAGCGGGTGGCGAAG GAGGAACCACCCTACAACCGCAAGGCCTTCCATGTGCGCATCAGCTTCCCCAAGGACTATCCGTTCAAGCCCCCTACGGTGACATTTACTACCAGGATCTACCACCCCAACGTGGGCCACGATGGAAGCGTTTGCCTGCCCATCATCAGCCGTGAGAACTGGCAGCCTCACACCAAGACCAGCCAAG TCCTGGAGGCCCTCAGCGTGCTGGTGAATAGACCGGACCTGGGGCAGCCGATTCGGTTGGAGCTCGCCGACCTGCTGGCAGAGAACCCAGAGCGGTTCAACAGCGAGGCCCGAGAGTTCACCCTCAAGTACGGAGCCGACCGGCCCTCCTAG